One part of the Moraxella sp. FZFQ2102 genome encodes these proteins:
- a CDS encoding alpha/beta hydrolase: MKQEILLIDAPNGKLEVDAIWQAGERGAADGLAIICHPNPMAGGTMNNKVVSTMYRFCRDCGMDVLRFNFRGVGQSTGVAGNGIGELTDALTVLRFALTKTKARKLWLGGFSFGGFVACQVADAIAKQEEFSEINLHNLALIAPSVVRNDTSALTLPTERTFLVYGAHDELIPPSALAEFAQTHQMPSQVIDTGHFFHAKLVELRQALEQLTIK; the protein is encoded by the coding sequence ATGAAACAAGAAATTTTGCTTATCGATGCGCCAAACGGCAAGCTTGAGGTTGATGCAATTTGGCAAGCAGGCGAACGTGGTGCAGCTGATGGCTTGGCAATCATTTGCCATCCCAATCCGATGGCGGGTGGTACGATGAATAATAAAGTTGTCAGTACTATGTATCGCTTTTGTCGTGATTGTGGCATGGATGTATTACGGTTTAATTTTCGTGGCGTGGGGCAATCGACTGGTGTAGCAGGCAATGGCATTGGCGAGCTGACCGATGCGCTGACGGTGCTTCGTTTTGCACTGACCAAAACCAAGGCTCGTAAGCTGTGGCTTGGCGGATTTTCATTTGGTGGTTTTGTGGCGTGCCAAGTGGCTGATGCGATTGCTAAGCAAGAGGAATTTAGTGAAATAAATCTACATAATCTTGCCTTGATTGCACCATCTGTAGTTAGAAATGATACCAGTGCGCTGACCTTGCCAACTGAGCGTACATTTTTGGTCTATGGCGCTCATGATGAATTGATACCGCCATCAGCATTGGCAGAATTTGCGCAGACGCATCAGATGCCAAGCCAAGTGATTGATACGGGGCATTTTTTCCATGCTAAACTGGTAGAATTGCGACAAGCATTGGAACAATTGACCATTAAATAA